The proteins below come from a single Megalops cyprinoides isolate fMegCyp1 chromosome 5, fMegCyp1.pri, whole genome shotgun sequence genomic window:
- the surf6 gene encoding surfeit locus protein 6: MASLASKDTYLQKLGSKVCASQNQEARKRPFAPYWSAGEAGAPKKKKNRQKLDREKSFNRKDRKSPIKTDSKAAVHPAQAAEQSALPVNAQNGTALKKPEGPKGGKSVASSFFAVDLLRQRLHDKIKESHGHGNSEGVSSEEISKKRERRRQERERKKRKRKEFRMKKLAEKAEEAKKKEDGVDPSSSTAGLPAAAEKEKTTLVFNRVEVGEEYVDKVQLKKEKKKKIKGNLTPLTGKNYKQLLTRVEARKAKLEELRAKDEGKAKEVENKMKWTNVLYKAEGLKIKDNEDLLRTSLKRKEKMRSQRKKRWEQRSVHILEKMQHRQDKRRKNIQKQKRGKVERRKEKARKKGRVLPEDLKKA, encoded by the exons ATGGCAAGCCTGGCATCCAAGGACACATACCTTCAGAAATTAGGCAGTAAAGTATGTGCCTCGCAGAACCAAGAAGCACGGAAAAGGCCTTTCG CTCCGTATTGGAGTGCCGGCGAAGCTGGTGCccctaaaaagaaaaagaacagacagaagctggacagagagaagagTTTTAatagaaaagacaggaaatcaCCCATAAAGACTGATTCGAAGGCCGCCGTTCACCCAGCTCAGGCAGCAGAACAGAGTGCATTACCGGTTAATGCGCAGAATGGGACCGCTCTCAAAAAGCCTGAGGGGCCTAAAG GTGGAAAGTCTGTTGCCAGTTCCTTTTTTGCAGTAGATCTTCTCCGTCAGAGATTACATGACAAGATAAAGGAATCTCACGGCCAT GGGAACTCCGAGGGTGTTTCATCAGAAGAGATTTCGAAGAAGCGGGAACGCAGGAGGCAGGAAAGGGAGCGcaagaagaggaaaaggaaggagtTCCGGATGAAGAAGCTtgcagagaaagcagaggaggCCAAAAAAAAGGAGGACGGAGTGGACCCTTCTAGTTCCACTGCTGGATTACCTGCggcagcagagaaagagaagaccACTCTGGTTTTCAACAGGGTGGAGGTGGGAGAAGAGTATGTGGACAAAGTCCagctgaagaaggagaagaaaaagaagataaaGGGAAACCTGACTCCACTGACTGGGAAGAACTACAAGCAGCTTCTCACCCGCGTGGAAGCACGAAAAGCCAAGCTAGAGGAACTGAGGGCCAAGGACGAGGGCAAGGCCAAGGAGGTAGAGAACAAGATGAAGTGGACCAACGTGTTGTACAAGGCAGAGGGCCTGAAGATTAAAGACAATGAGGACCTGCTGCGCACCTCTCTGAAAAGGAAGGAGAAGATGCGCTCCCAGAGGAAGAAGCGCTGGGAACAGCGCAGTGTACACATCCTGGAGAAGATGCAGCACAGGCAAGACAAGCGTCGCAAAAACATCCAGAAGCAGAAGCGCGGGAAAGTGGAGAGGCGCAAGGAGAAGGCCAGGAAAAAGGGCCGTGTGCTGCCGGAGGATCTGAAGAAGGCCTAA
- the kyat1 gene encoding kynurenine--oxoglutarate transaminase 1 isoform X1, translating into MLRRITANVALTGQTGKVTKTIRQSKLIMSRRLHARRIDGVDKNIWVEFTQLAADYKAVNLGQGFPDFSPPSFIQEAFSQAVSGGCSLHQYTRAFGHPPLVKILAKFFGRVLGREVDPLDDVLVTVGAYQALFCTFQALVDEGDEVIIIEPFFDCYQPMVKMAGGKAVYVPLRPKMEKGKALSSGDWVLSPEEVASKFTARTKAIVLNTPNNPLGKVYKQEELQVIAELCVKHDVVCISDEVYEWLTYNGAKHVKIASLPGMWERTVTIGSAGKTFSATGWKVGWAIGPGHIMKHLKTVHQNSVYHCATAAQEAVARGFEREFEHFGKPESYFLQLPERLHYKRQKLAQCLMSVGLKPIMPEGGYFMMADISAMNVDFQDASTQDEPYDYRFVKWLIKDKGLATIPVSAFYSPEHSKYFENYIRFCFVKEDSTLNAAEEILKEWSKSVAESLAEP; encoded by the exons ATGTTAAGAAGAATTACTGCAAATGTGGCTCTAACCGGTCAAACTGGAAAGGTAACTAAAACGATTCGCCAGAGTAAG TTAATAATGTCACGTCGGCTGCATGCTCGCAGGATCGATGGAGTCGACAAAAATATATG GGTGGAATTCACTCAGCTAGCTGCAGACTACAAAGCTGTAAACCTGGGTCAGGGATTTCCTGATTTCTCTCCACCCAGCTTCATTCAAGAAGCCTTCTCTCAAGCTGTGAGCGGGGGATGTTCTCTCCATCAGTACACTCGTGCATTT GGCCACCCACCTCTGGTGAAGATTCTGGCAAAATTCTTTGGAAGGGTCTTAGGCCGGGAAGTGGACCCGTTAGATGATGTGCTGGTGACTGTGGGGGCCTATCAGGCTCTGTTCTGCACTTTTCAGGCGCTGGTTGATGAAGGAGATGAG GTGATTATTATTGAACCATTTTTTGACTGCTACCAGCCGATGGTTAAAATGGCTGGTGGGAAAGCCGTCTATGTGCCTCTGAGACCG aaaatggaaaaagggaagGCTTTGTCCAGTGGAGATTGGGTTTTATCTCCTGAGGAGGTGGCGAGTAAATTCACAGCACGCACAAAAGCCATCGTCCTGAACACACCCAACAACCCCCTTGGAAAG GTGTAcaagcaggaggagctgcaggtgatagcagagctgtgtgtgaagcATGACGTGGTGTGCATCAGTGATGAGGTCTACGAGTGGCTCACCTACAACGGCGCCAAGCATGTGAAAATCG CCAGCCTGCCTGGGATGTGGGAGCGGACTGTCACCATCGGGAGTGCAGGGAAGACTTTTAGTGCTACAGGATGGAAG GTGGGCTGGGCAATTGGCCCTGGACACATAATGAAACACTTGAAAACCGTCCATCAGAACTCTGTGTACCACTGTGCCACTGCTGCTCAG GAGGCTGTGGCCCGGGGGTTTGAGAGGGAGTTTGAGCATTTTGGGAAGCCAGAGAGCTACTTCCTCCAGCTGCCCGAAAGGCTCCACTATAAGCGTCAGAAACTAGCCCAGTGTCTGATGAGTGTGGGTCTCAAGCCCATCATGCCTGAGGGAGGCTATTTCATGATGGCTGACATTTCCGCAATGA ATGTAGACTTCCAAGATGCGAGCACACAAGATGAGCCTTATGATTACAGATTCGTCAAGTGGCTTATCAAGGATAAG ggtTTAGCTACAATACCAGTCTCTGCTTTTTACAGTCCAGAACACAGCAAATACTTTGAAAATTACATCAGGTTCTGCTTTGTCAAG GAGGACTCCACACTAAATGCAGCAGAGGAGATTTTGAAGGAGTGGAGCAAGAGTGTAGCGGAGAGCTTAGCTGAGCCCTAG
- the spout1 gene encoding putative methyltransferase C9orf114 homolog, giving the protein MRINVLPSEGDSCVVTKSIIATSMSESAVQKKEKLLSKEVEGKLDWKKRKAERKEEKKRRKEAKIIKQLEKQRRDEEQKAEQLLQEQERKTKGRPYTMSIAIPGSVMDNAQSPELRTYLAGQIARACAVFCVDEVVVFDERGEDAKSVEGEFKGIGKKGQACVQLARILQYLECPQYLRKSFFPKHHDLQFAGLLNPLDSPHHMRVDEEAEFREGVVLDRPCKTGKGSFVNCGMRKEVQIDKQLQAGLRVTVSLNKVQNTESKVYKGIVVAPHVPQTEGGFYWGYTVRLASCLSSVFTECPHKEGYDLTIGTSERGSNIDSVTLHPFKHLLVVFGGLQGLEASVDSDQNLDVTDPSVLFDHYLNTCPNQGSRTIRTEEAILISLSGLRPKIASVFMDHKV; this is encoded by the exons atgcgTATTAACGTTTTGCCGTCGGAAGGAGACTCGTGTGTAGTGACTAAATCCATTATAGCCACGAGTATGTCGGAAAGTGCCGtccagaaaaaggaaaaactgctCTCAAAGGAG GTCGAGGGAAAACTTGACTGGAAAAAACGGAAAGCTGAAC gaaaagaagagaagaaaaggcGAAAAGAAGCTAAGATTATTAAACAGCTTGAGAAGCAAAGACGAGATGAAGAACAGAAAGCAGAGCAGTTGTTACAAGAACAAGAAAGGAAGACGAAAG GACGGCCGTACACGATGAGCATCGCCATACCCGGGTCGGTGATGGACAACGCCCAGTCTCCAGAACTGCGCACCTATCTTGCGGGTCAGATCGCTAGAGCCTGCGCAGTATTCTGTGTGGATGAGGTCGTCGTATTTGACGAACGGGGAGAGGATGCCAA gAGTGTTGAAGGAGAATTTAAGGGTATTGGGAAAAAAGGACAAGCTTGTGTGCAGCTTGCTCGTATCTTGCAATATTTGGAATGTCCACA GTATCTGCGCAAATCTTTTTTTCCGAAGCACCATGATCTACAATTTGCTG GGTTGTTGAACCCTTTGGACAGCCCTCACCACATGAGGGTGGATGAAGAGGCGGAGTTCCGAGAGGGTGTGGTTCTGGACAGGCCATGTAAAACTGGAAAGGGCTCCTTTGTCAACTGTGGCATGAGGAAG gaGGTGCAGATTGATAAGCAGTTGCAGGCTGGGTTGAGAGTCACCGTTTCCTTAAATAAGGTCCAGAATACAG AAAGCAAAGTCTACAAAGGAATTGTGGTGGCACCTCACGTTCCTCAGACGGAAGGCGGGTTTTACTGGGGCTACACCGTCCGTCTCGCCTCCTGTCTCA GTAGTGTGTTCACTGAGTGTCCACATAAAGAAGGCTATGATCTGACCATCGGTACATCAGAAAGAGGCAGCAACATTGACTCTGTGACTCTACACCCTTTTAA ACATTTGCTGGTAGTGTTTGGGGGACTGCAGGGCCTAGAGGCCAGTGTAGACAGTGACCAGAATTTAGATGTCACTGACCCCAGTGTGCTGTTTGACCATTACCTCAACACCTGCCCCAACCAAGGAAGCAGAACCATCCGCACTGAg GAGGCGATCCTAATCTCTCTGTCAGGCTTGAGACCGAAAATTGCCTCAGTGTTCATGGATCACAAAGTGTGA
- the kyat1 gene encoding kynurenine--oxoglutarate transaminase 1 isoform X2: protein MLRRITANVALTGQTGKVTKTIRQSKLIMSRRLHARRIDGVDKNIWVEFTQLAADYKAVNLGQGFPDFSPPSFIQEAFSQAVSGGCSLHQYTRAFGHPPLVKILAKFFGRVLGREVDPLDDVLVTVGAYQALFCTFQALVDEGDEVIIIEPFFDCYQPMVKMAGGKAVYVPLRPKMEKGKALSSGDWVLSPEEVASKFTARTKAIVLNTPNNPLGKVYKQEELQVIAELCVKHDVVCISDEVYEWLTYNGAKHVKIASLPGMWERTVTIGSAGKTFSATGWKVGWAIGPGHIMKHLKTVHQNSVYHCATAAQEAVARGFEREFEHFGKPESYFLQLPERLHYKRQKLAQCLMSVGLKPIMPEGGYFMMADISAMNVDFQDASTQDEPYDYRFVKWLIKDKSRTQQIL, encoded by the exons ATGTTAAGAAGAATTACTGCAAATGTGGCTCTAACCGGTCAAACTGGAAAGGTAACTAAAACGATTCGCCAGAGTAAG TTAATAATGTCACGTCGGCTGCATGCTCGCAGGATCGATGGAGTCGACAAAAATATATG GGTGGAATTCACTCAGCTAGCTGCAGACTACAAAGCTGTAAACCTGGGTCAGGGATTTCCTGATTTCTCTCCACCCAGCTTCATTCAAGAAGCCTTCTCTCAAGCTGTGAGCGGGGGATGTTCTCTCCATCAGTACACTCGTGCATTT GGCCACCCACCTCTGGTGAAGATTCTGGCAAAATTCTTTGGAAGGGTCTTAGGCCGGGAAGTGGACCCGTTAGATGATGTGCTGGTGACTGTGGGGGCCTATCAGGCTCTGTTCTGCACTTTTCAGGCGCTGGTTGATGAAGGAGATGAG GTGATTATTATTGAACCATTTTTTGACTGCTACCAGCCGATGGTTAAAATGGCTGGTGGGAAAGCCGTCTATGTGCCTCTGAGACCG aaaatggaaaaagggaagGCTTTGTCCAGTGGAGATTGGGTTTTATCTCCTGAGGAGGTGGCGAGTAAATTCACAGCACGCACAAAAGCCATCGTCCTGAACACACCCAACAACCCCCTTGGAAAG GTGTAcaagcaggaggagctgcaggtgatagcagagctgtgtgtgaagcATGACGTGGTGTGCATCAGTGATGAGGTCTACGAGTGGCTCACCTACAACGGCGCCAAGCATGTGAAAATCG CCAGCCTGCCTGGGATGTGGGAGCGGACTGTCACCATCGGGAGTGCAGGGAAGACTTTTAGTGCTACAGGATGGAAG GTGGGCTGGGCAATTGGCCCTGGACACATAATGAAACACTTGAAAACCGTCCATCAGAACTCTGTGTACCACTGTGCCACTGCTGCTCAG GAGGCTGTGGCCCGGGGGTTTGAGAGGGAGTTTGAGCATTTTGGGAAGCCAGAGAGCTACTTCCTCCAGCTGCCCGAAAGGCTCCACTATAAGCGTCAGAAACTAGCCCAGTGTCTGATGAGTGTGGGTCTCAAGCCCATCATGCCTGAGGGAGGCTATTTCATGATGGCTGACATTTCCGCAATGA ATGTAGACTTCCAAGATGCGAGCACACAAGATGAGCCTTATGATTACAGATTCGTCAAGTGGCTTATCAAGGATAAG TCCAGAACACAGCAAATACTTTGA